The Leptospira inadai serovar Lyme str. 10 nucleotide sequence CTATCTTCTCCGATTTGCTTCCATACAATTCTTTGCGATAGCCGAGAACGAGATTCTCCAAAGAACTAATCTTAGAACGAAGAGACGCATTATCTTTCTGTATATTATGCAATAATACTTTAAGCTCTTCGTTTTCCGCTAAAAGTTCCTCTCTAGACACTCTGCTTTTATATTTCTTGTCCTGCTTTCTTCAAGAACTTTTTATCGAAGGCCGGATACATCCATTAATCGATGCTCTTTTCTAAAATCTATACCCTTCAGTAGCCAGGATACTTCACGCCAACTTAAGTCCAACGCCGATTCCTCCGATTCAGGCCACGGAAACTTTCCCTTTTCGAGCCGCTTCTGCCATATGCAAAAGCCGTTTCCGTCCCAATACAGACATTTCAATCGATCTCGGCTCTTGCCACAGAACAAAAACAGATATTCCGAATACACATCCTTCGACATTTCTTTTTTCACTATAGTACTCAAACCGTTCCACGATTTCCTCATATCTGTCCTTCCCGGTCGGACATATACTCGCAGACTCTTCGGATCTCGAAATATCATTCCTATTTCCCTTGTATCGTTATGTTTATTTCTCCACTCCGGCTTATTTTTATTTCCACACCTTTACTCGCCTCTAAACTTCCTAAGTTTATTGGCACGAGCCTTTTCTCAGAGCCTGCCGTTTTCACTTTCTCTTTGCTATGACGAAGCCAATAACCTAACGTGCTTACGCTGATTCCCGACTCTTCGCAGTAAGCCTTCTGGCTCAAGCCGCTTTCTTGATATTCTGCTATATATTCTTCCCGACTCTTTCTTGCTTTGCTCATCTCATAAGTTTAACACGATTCGATCGATAGCTTACCCTGGGGTTAATTGAGCGCTTACCCACTTCGGTCAAAAAATCGCATCTGCGATTTTTGTGACCCCGTGTCGATCCTTCGCGGGGTGTGAAAGGAGATTTTGTCTGTAAGTTGCGAGCTTGCATTTTAGTTTTTAAATTCAATCCTTTCAGTATTTATAATCTCTTTTATCTTTATCCTTGTGACTACATGGTCTCCTCAGATTTAACATCACCAAATTCTTTGATATATTTTTCAAAATGGGCCTCGCATTCTTCTAACGATTGAAAGCTTTGTAGCCTCCCACATTCCGACCCAGGATTCCACTCTCCCTTCTTATTTTTATGCGAATAGCCTGCGCAGTAAAGGTCATATCCAGTAATTCCGCGAAAGGTGACTTGCTGAAATTCAAGTTCTCTACGTTTTCCTTTATAAAGAAGAGAGAACCCATTTTCTCGTAAGCTTTCGATCTCAATTTTATATTTATTTGAATTTTTTCGAAATTTTGCGATAGCAACGCTACTCTCTAAATTTATCTCCAAGCAATACTCTCTCGCGTCTGGGATATCAGCTGATAAAAATGTAGCCATGGTAGTTGAATCAACCATAGAGTAGATCCCAGAGGGAGGATTGAATCGACTTAATTTCTTATCTTCAATGTTTGAGTTCGCTTTCGTTGGCATGTTGATCTCCTTTTTAGATTCTTCTCCCACTTGTTCTACAGATTTTTCTTTGCAAAGAATCACGGACAAAAGTAAAAATAATATAGTATATTTTTTCAAAATGATTTACCTCTTCTATTTGCTGCTCTTTGGATTATATTCAAGCCCATATACATTGTTGAAATTTACATAAGCAGGGCGATTGATCAAATCACCTGATCTATTATGATCAAAGTTATACCAGTTACCATTCGGTCCTCTGACAATTCTTACATAGTGATTGGCGACTCCGTCATTATCGGTATCGACCCAGGCCAATGCAGTGTTCGCCTTGCTATTATTTAATGTATCGACATCAGAACTAGAAACTGGAATAATTCCCCCTTTACCTTCGATAAACGTCCACTTCTTCGGATCAGGGTTATTGCTCGGCAAATAATATCCATTGGTTTTGTTCTGTACATTTATCATTCCATCCTCACTCCAACCGCTTCCTTTACCAAGTGCAGGCGCGTACAGTCCTCGATATTTTTGATTTGTTATCCCCACATTACCGGCTGCTGCCTGCTGGGCCCAGAATTCGACTGGATCTTTTCCCATATAGTTCGTATGAACCGCGACGTAACAAATTGCCCCAGCTGTACTCGCTCCCAATTGGTTTGAAGTAATCTTATTATCTCCAAGCATATTAATTACATCTTGATAATTCTTTGAGTCTACATTGCCAGCGGGGAGCACGCTTTCCTTATTGTATTTAATCAAATTAATTTTCAACTTAGCCTGTTCAATTTGAGATGTCAGTAGAAGTTGATCACCTGCTGATAAACTTTTAGAATTTAAAAGTTTAGTATTCTCTGCAATTTGCGCCTTCAAATTACCAATATCTTCACGATCTTGTCTAGTTAAATTCGCTTCTGCTTTCGCACGTAATTCCACAACGGCATCAGTGAATCTTATTGACAGTGGGCCATTTGCGCCCTGGTTGAATTTAGTTGGATCTGTTTCAGTAAAGGCGTTAGTTATAGCCTCATCGGAACCGGGATTATTTTGATATCTCTCATAATTATTATCATAAGATCCTTCTCCATAGTTGATGAAATCCTTTTTGTTAGACTTGTTATTTCGTCCCTCTCCTTCCGCACCAGCAGGTTGTCCATTCTGAGCTTCCTCCTCCTTCCTAGTCAGCGCATAACCTAAATCCAGAATATTCTTACCTGCCTGCTCATCCGCGTTCTGAGGCCAAGAGGACCGGTCGTTTAACGGATCGTTAACCGGAATGTCTGTGTTGTTCTGCTGGTTTAAACTGTTAATAGCATCCTGCAAACGTTGACCAAAGGCTCCCTCATTACCCGAATCAATCGCATTCTGTTTGATTTCGTTAAACGCTGCTACGATCTTCTCGTTGCCGTTAGGATCATTGTGTAGATTCGCTATCTCTTCGGGAGTAAATTCTCCCATCTGGACTAGGATATCTCCATAGGACTTAGCCTGGTAACTCTTTAGCAGACGCTAATAATTGATCATTCTCGTAGGACGCTGCCGCATGTTCCTGTACTAAAGATGTCAAGAGATCCGTACTAAAGCTACCGTTGATCCCAAGTGGTCCAAAGCTGTGGGTATCCGTGTTGTAACCCACACTGACCGTATTGACTCCCTTAAACTGATTACTAAGAGTAATCTCTCCCGTATTCGAGAAGTTTAAGAACGCTCCTCCGAAATTACTCAGAGTATTCGTCCAACGGTTATCGCCTCCGCCAGAGTAGCTATAGTTCACTCCTGCATTCACAACTCCGGTGTCGCTTGCCGATACGTTCAGTCCAAAATTATTATTTCCGTATTTAGCTATGTTATAACCCCCATTCACCGTGTAGCCTCCATTACTCGTATTATAGCTGATTCCTACATACGTTCCGTTGGCATTCGGTAGGTTTGCATTTACGTTCATGGTAAGGCCGTTTCCAGGGGTAAACGATAGCCCTCCGTTGACTCCGAGTCCCTTCATCGCTCCTTGGCCTACAGTACCCGCTGCCACGATTCCGCCTCCCCAGCCCCCGGCCACTTCTTGTTGACCGGTTATGATATTCGCGTTTTGGTGAGGTGTATAGCTTACATATCCCGATACCGGAGTTTCTGTCGCCATCGTGGCTGCACTGATGACCCCGTTTGCAAATCCTGCTACCGCTC carries:
- the tnpB gene encoding IS66 family insertion sequence element accessory protein TnpB (TnpB, as the term is used for proteins encoded by IS66 family insertion elements, is considered an accessory protein, since TnpC, encoded by a neighboring gene, is a DDE family transposase.), producing MIFRDPKSLRVYVRPGRTDMRKSWNGLSTIVKKEMSKDVYSEYLFLFCGKSRDRLKCLYWDGNGFCIWQKRLEKGKFPWPESEESALDLSWREVSWLLKGIDFRKEHRLMDVSGLR
- the tnpA gene encoding IS66 family insertion sequence element accessory protein TnpA codes for the protein MSKARKSREEYIAEYQESGLSQKAYCEESGISVSTLGYWLRHSKEKVKTAGSEKRLVPINLGSLEASKGVEIKISRSGEINITIQGK
- a CDS encoding TIGR04388 family protein: MGEFTPEEIANLHNDPNGNEKIVAAFNEIKQNAIDSGNEGAFGQRLQDAINSLNQQNNTDIPVNDPLNDRSSWPQNADEQAGKNILDLGYALTRKEEEAQNGQPAGAEGEGRNNKSNKKDFINYGEGSYDNNYERYQNNPGSDEAITNAFTETDPTKFNQGANGPLSIRFTDAVVELRAKAEANLTRQDREDIGNLKAQIAENTKLLNSKSLSAGDQLLLTSQIEQAKLKINLIKYNKESVLPAGNVDSKNYQDVINMLGDNKITSNQLGASTAGAICYVAVHTNYMGKDPVEFWAQQAAAGNVGITNQKYRGLYAPALGKGSGWSEDGMINVQNKTNGYYLPSNNPDPKKWTFIEGKGGIIPVSSSDVDTLNNSKANTALAWVDTDNDGVANHYVRIVRGPNGNWYNFDHNRSGDLINRPAYVNFNNVYGLEYNPKSSK